The DNA region GGGTCTGCACCAATTCTTTTGTACGTTCATCTACCTTTTGCTCCAGAACTCCATTCTGTTCTTCTAATTTAGATTTAACCTGTTTCAGTTCCATATCCCTTGCATTGATTCGTTTAATCATAGAATTAAAATTTTGGATCAGGTAGCTGAACTCTTCATGGGAGTTATGTATGATTTCATGTTTATAATCACCGTCGGAGACTTCATTTACCGCATTGGATAATTTGGTGATAGGTAAAAATATTTTATATACCAATAAAAGTAAGATCCCCAGAAGCAATAAAGTTCCACTGACAATATACTTTTTAATAAACAAATCCTGGTATTTCAAGAGAATCCCCTCAAAGGAGCTAGTGTTTGCCTGTACAAAAACAACACCCATTATATCATTTTTGTTTGCCTTACTGTAGGCCGTCCCTTTGATGGGGACTGCAACCTCGAGTTTTTTCTCCTTAAGATTCGAATTAATATTCTGCAGCCTATTCTCTCTGATAACCTTATCTACAATTTCTATTTTTATTTTTTTATTTATTTCCCCCTTGTCATTGGAAGAAATGATCTTATTATGGAGGTCGTATACACGTATTATTTTTATAAAAGAATATGCTCCGATTTTTTCAACCATCCTCTGTATGGAGTTGAGATCCCCTTTATCTAAAAGAATTGAAATTCCGAAATCCAAACCGGACAAGGTGGAGGAAACCTGGTCTTTGACTTGTTTTTCAAAATAATTATGAAAAATGTTTTCGGTCAGAGAAAAAGTTAAAAAAATATTTACCATTACTGCTGCTACTATTCCGGCAACAATTTTAAAATATAGTTTCATAAAGGATTTATTCCATTTCTTAATCATCTACACCGCCTGCCTCTTGAGCTACTGGGTTCCCATCAAAGAGTTTATCCGTATCAACATCCTTTGAAATTAACTTATGCTCAACAAGAAATACTTCAATTTCTTTTAATTCATCCCTGAATTTTTCCGAAGAAAAAATATTTTTATTTTCTTCCAGAGTAAAAAAATTAAAACTTTCGTAGAAACTTTTAAATTCATCATATGTCACCCCTTCCTTGGAAGCCATCAACTGATAAGCTTCTTGAGGGTTGTCTTTTACAAACTGCTGTGCCCTGTACCAGGCGCGGATAATGTTGGCATAGTCCTTTTTCCTGCTTTGCAAAACCTTGTCCCTGGCTACCAAGGTATCGGTATAATTTAAGGTGTCGGAAGTGGTAACCATTATTTTGCCGTCTCCCTCATCAGCTGCCCGGCTCAGAAAAGGTTCGTAGGTAAAGGTGGCATCGACCTCACCGGAGATAAATTTTCTCATCCCTTCTTCTGAACTCACAGAAATTATTGTAACATCTGTGTCCTCCAACCCTCCTTTTTTTAAAACTTTATGCAGTAAAAATTGTTCATCGGTTCCTACTTCCACCGCTATCTTCTTCCCATTCAGTTCTTGAATGTCCTCGATGTAATCTTTAACTACCAAACCATCTGCCCCGTAGGTTGTATTTGCAGAAAGGATTATCTTGGCCGCTTCTCCCCTGGAATCATAGTATACAGCATTAAAATAAGAGGAGTGCATCAAATCAATATTCCCAACATAAAGGGAGTCCATATTGTCCGACCATGTGGAAAATCTCACTATTTCCACAGGTGTATCACCGAAATACCCTTTTTCCTGGGCTATATACCACAACTCACAGGGAGGCCAGCCATTAACCCCTATTTTAATGGGTTCCTTATAGGAACTACATGCTGTGAGTAAAATCAGGATTACTGCTAAAAATAAATTTATAATTCTGCTGTTCTTAGCTCTCATATTCTCCTCCTCTGTAATTAAATAATGATCTTAGATAAAAAAGTATAATTTTATATCCGATCCCTTCTATGGAACTAAAATAATGACTACAGACTAAAATATTAAAAAGCCATTAATCTTAAACATAAAAGCATTAAATTTTAATTAAAAGGAATACGAATTATGAAACTATCCCTAGTTTACAACATAAGAGGGTAATTTCCTACAATTTAACTCAAATTACTATCTTAGTAAGATATTTAATTCTTCATCACAAAGAAATGAGATAAAGTTTTGAATAATCTGAGAAAATCTATGAAATCTGTAAAAAAAAATCTAAGAACCTCAGTGTACTCCGAGTCTCTGCGTTGAAAGGTTTTACTGGTTAAAATTGGCGATAAAAATAGGTTCTAAGGGTTCCGCCCTTAACTGGGGTCATTTTTCTCTTGAAAGAAAAACGAACCAAAAAGTTCAAGAAGTTTATAATTGTCTTATCGGGCAAGTGCCAGTGATTCTCATTTCTTAGTGGGATGCCTGACGGGCATGGTGGGTAGGACGAAACTCGCAGGGTGTTTACTGGGAAGTAGGACGACTATAAACTTCAAAAGAAGAAATCCTTTGTGTAACTCTTTATCTCTTTTCTTAGTGATGAAGGGTTGAAGTTTTCTAAGATTAAATACTCAGAGAAAATCTGTGTAATCTGCGACAAAGAAAAGTTCTAAAGTTAGATCCTTCATTACCTTTACTTTGTTACTCCCTCCTAAAGAAATCTTAAAGATTATAATACAATAGTATTATTTATAGTTTTTTCGTATAAATATAATATTATTTAGATATTTTTATTAATCCTTATTTTTTAGTATAATCATACTGTATTAAAGTTTGATAAGAATTAACATTATCATGTATATTATAGTAGGAGTGTGAAAGTATGAAAAAAATGACATTAACAACTAAGATCTTAGTTAGTTTAGCAGGTGGGATAATAGTTGGACTGCTGCTGTTTCCCCTAAAGAATATACCCTTTGTAGAGCACTATATAATCGGATTTTTCCTGAAATTAGGCGGATCTGTATTTATAAAATCAATTAAAATGCTGGTGGTTCCTCTGGTTTTTATTTCCTTAACAGTGGGAAGTTCTGCTATAGGCGACACCAAAAAACTCGGAAGGATTGGAATAAAAACTTTAAGTTTTTATTTGTTTACAACAGCTGTTGCAATAACAATAGCCCTTGTCTTGGCCAACATAATAGACCCGGGAAACGGTTTAGTCATTGAAAGTATCAGTAAAACCAGCACAGTTGTCAGCGACTCTAAATCTTTTGTGGATGTCCTTATTGATATCGTTCCATCCAACCCCATCTCAGCCATGGCCAAGGGGAATATGTTACAGGTAATATTTTTTGCCCTCCTTACAGGTATGGGACTGACTATCCTGGGAGATAAAGTCAGCAAGATAAAAGATCTATTTGACCAGTCCAATGATCTGATTTTAGAGCTGGTAAACCTTATCATGCAGCTGGCTCCCATTGGTGTCTTCTGTCTTATTGCTACAACATTTTCCACATTGGGATATCAGGCTATGGTTCCACTATTTAAATATATAATGACTACACTTTTGGCACTGTTAATCCATGTTTTAGTCACATATCAGGGTCTTTTATACCTGGCAGCTAAAATAAACCCCATTGTATTTATAAAAAAATTCATCCCTGCTATCTCTGTGGCATTTTCTACATCCAGCAGCGGAGCTACAATCCCTGTTAATTTAGAGATTCTCAGAGAAAAATTTGGTGTTTCAAAGTCTACAAGTTCGTTTACTATACCACTGGGAGCATCTATAAATATGGATGGAACCTCTATTATGCAGGGGGTCGCTGTGGTCTTTATAGCTTCTGCCTATGGAATCCAATTAAATATGGGGGATTACATGATGGTTATTTTAACTGCCACCCTGGCATCTATCGGCACAGCAGGTGTCCCGGGAGCCGGCCCTATCATGCTTTCAATGGTTCTTACCCAGGTGGGATTGCCCATTGAGGGAATAGCTCTTATCATGGGGGTAGACAGGATAATAGATATGAACAGGACTGCTGTAAATATAACCGGAGACGCTGTCTGTACCCTGATTATAGCTAAAAGTGAGGGGGAAGATATAAGTGGAGAAGTTAAAGCAGAATTAATTTAAAGGAAATTTCATAAAAAAAGCCAATTTATTGAGTAGAACCTTACTTTAAACTGGCTTTTTTTATTATGCCTATCGGGATCCAACGTCACGTTGCTTTTTTATTGGAGGAGATTATTATGAATAACTTAGCTGAATTTATAGATGTTTTGACCCGGAGAAAAAAATCGGACCTGGTTTTTAAAAACGCAAAAATTATAAATGTATTCAGTCATGAAATTATAGAGGGAAACTTGGCTGTCCATGGAGACCGGATCGTAGGAGTCGGTGATTTTTCCGGGATTTTTGAAATCGATCTTTGTGGTGCTTATATTTCCCCCGGTCTCATGGATGCCCATGTTCACATTGAATCTTCCATGCTGACCCCTGAAAATATGGCAAATTTAGTTCTTCCCAGAGGTACTACCACTATCATCGCCGATCCCCATGAGATAGCCAACGTGTCGGGGAGGAGAGGGGTCGACTATATTCTGAAAGCCACTGAAGATATCCCGCTAAATGTCTTTATCAACCTCCCATCCTGTGTCCCTGCTACGACCTTTGAATCTTCCGGGGCTGTTTTAGGGGCAGATGATCTGAAGGAGTTTATCCACCATAAAAGGGTTCTGGGTCTGGCAGAATTTATGAACTTTCCCGGAATTATAAAAAAAGATCCTGAAGTTTTAAAAAAATTGGATCTGGCTCATAGGAACAATAAAATTATCGACGGCCATGCTCCTAATATGGATAGCAATGATATCCGTACCTATGCAGGGGTAGGAATATCCACAGATCATGAATCTGAAACCTACGATGAATTATTAAATAAAATAAGAAATGGAATCTATGTGCTGATCAGAGAAGGGTCGGGGGCTAAAAATTTAGAAACCTTAGCCAGAGGTGTATCCAATAATCTTCTTCTTACAAGGTGGTGCTGTCTGTGTACAGATGATTCCCACCCCGAAACCCTTATCAGAGAGGGACATATAGACCACCTCCTGAAAAAATTAGTGAGGTTAGA from Psychrilyobacter piezotolerans includes:
- a CDS encoding dicarboxylate/amino acid:cation symporter — encoded protein: MKKMTLTTKILVSLAGGIIVGLLLFPLKNIPFVEHYIIGFFLKLGGSVFIKSIKMLVVPLVFISLTVGSSAIGDTKKLGRIGIKTLSFYLFTTAVAITIALVLANIIDPGNGLVIESISKTSTVVSDSKSFVDVLIDIVPSNPISAMAKGNMLQVIFFALLTGMGLTILGDKVSKIKDLFDQSNDLILELVNLIMQLAPIGVFCLIATTFSTLGYQAMVPLFKYIMTTLLALLIHVLVTYQGLLYLAAKINPIVFIKKFIPAISVAFSTSSSGATIPVNLEILREKFGVSKSTSSFTIPLGASINMDGTSIMQGVAVVFIASAYGIQLNMGDYMMVILTATLASIGTAGVPGAGPIMLSMVLTQVGLPIEGIALIMGVDRIIDMNRTAVNITGDAVCTLIIAKSEGEDISGEVKAELI
- the ade gene encoding adenine deaminase; this encodes MNNLAEFIDVLTRRKKSDLVFKNAKIINVFSHEIIEGNLAVHGDRIVGVGDFSGIFEIDLCGAYISPGLMDAHVHIESSMLTPENMANLVLPRGTTTIIADPHEIANVSGRRGVDYILKATEDIPLNVFINLPSCVPATTFESSGAVLGADDLKEFIHHKRVLGLAEFMNFPGIIKKDPEVLKKLDLAHRNNKIIDGHAPNMDSNDIRTYAGVGISTDHESETYDELLNKIRNGIYVLIREGSGAKNLETLARGVSNNLLLTRWCCLCTDDSHPETLIREGHIDHLLKKLVRLDIDPITAVQMATINTAKCYDLDKLGAIAPGYKADLVIFQDLIDFKVLKTYKDGREVYDGKHKVEVQNTYMDKKLLSSVNIDINKKDLKIFLKNGRVNMIELIPGSLLTKKTVSRVILEEGEFKTANNLGVLKLFVIERHHGTGNIGKGLVTNFGDFKGAIGSTISHDSHNLVVIGDSDEDIFLAIEEIKKMKGGLCLIHDKKIISSIPLEIGGIMTQLSGEKVALKVKELLDSAYKYGVNTKLDPLINLAFLALPVIPEIKLTDRGLFDFKSFTHISLEL
- a CDS encoding HD domain-containing phosphohydrolase, with amino-acid sequence MIKKWNKSFMKLYFKIVAGIVAAVMVNIFLTFSLTENIFHNYFEKQVKDQVSSTLSGLDFGISILLDKGDLNSIQRMVEKIGAYSFIKIIRVYDLHNKIISSNDKGEINKKIKIEIVDKVIRENRLQNINSNLKEKKLEVAVPIKGTAYSKANKNDIMGVVFVQANTSSFEGILLKYQDLFIKKYIVSGTLLLLGILLLLVYKIFLPITKLSNAVNEVSDGDYKHEIIHNSHEEFSYLIQNFNSMIKRINARDMELKQVKSKLEEQNGVLEQKVDERTKELVQTQEVTIKSLAVLAETRDNETGMHVYRTKNYVRILAEHLKDHPRFSSYLNETNIELIVNSAQLHDIGKVGIPDRILRKKGKLTKDEFEEMKKHVIYGRDSILKAEKTMGTNSFLRFAKEIAYSHHEKWDGSGYPEGLAGEKIPICARLMAMADVYDALMSKRHYKEAFTHEEAVKIITAGDGRTMPEHFDPCVLESFKELNHKFKEIFLRFPERNS
- a CDS encoding ABC transporter substrate-binding protein, whose translation is MRAKNSRIINLFLAVILILLTACSSYKEPIKIGVNGWPPCELWYIAQEKGYFGDTPVEIVRFSTWSDNMDSLYVGNIDLMHSSYFNAVYYDSRGEAAKIILSANTTYGADGLVVKDYIEDIQELNGKKIAVEVGTDEQFLLHKVLKKGGLEDTDVTIISVSSEEGMRKFISGEVDATFTYEPFLSRAADEGDGKIMVTTSDTLNYTDTLVARDKVLQSRKKDYANIIRAWYRAQQFVKDNPQEAYQLMASKEGVTYDEFKSFYESFNFFTLEENKNIFSSEKFRDELKEIEVFLVEHKLISKDVDTDKLFDGNPVAQEAGGVDD